A region from the Acyrthosiphon pisum isolate AL4f chromosome A1, pea_aphid_22Mar2018_4r6ur, whole genome shotgun sequence genome encodes:
- the LOC100570862 gene encoding uncharacterized protein LOC100570862 isoform X2, whose protein sequence is MSYNKSKLQKENKKGFNSSQRKDFEVINAERSSLPLNSHLVWIPRSSTISKHANNSSSRTSTKYDETTDNLNHSSLQTNKTYTIVNITSNGSSKEIVPINASAETRQDIVFDRPQKTITTKGNDSYLKKSKYTTDDCSLTIRNEQDVLSITDQCTQLLDDCSLRDRIEDVIQKEKDYEFDIFFINDQHQLDVKKIKI, encoded by the exons atgtcttaCAATAAATCGAAATTACAAAAAGAGAATAAAAAAGGATTCAATTCGTCTCAAAG GAAAGACTTTGAGGTGATAAATGCAGAGCGGAGTTCTTTACCATTAAATAGTCATCTTGTATGGATACCAAGAAGTTCAACTATTTCTAAGCATGCCAATA atagtTCGTCTAGAACATCAACTAAATATGACGAGACCACAGATAATTTGAATCACAGTTCATTGCAAACAAACAAAACTTATACCATCGTTAATATAACATCCAATGGATCATCAAAAGAA atagtACCAATTAATGCATCGGCAGAGACAAGACAAGATATTGTTTTTGATAGACCACAGAAGACAATTACAACGAAGGGAAATGATAGttatttg AAAAAATCGAAATACACTACTGATGATTGTTCTTTAACAATAAGAAATGAACAAGATGTTTTGTCTATAACTGATCAATGCACGCAACTATTAGACGACTGCTCATTGAGGGATCGCATAGAAGATGTGATTCAAAAGGAAAAAGACTATgagtttgatatattttttataaatgatcaACATCAGTTagatgtgaaaaaaataaagatttga
- the LOC100570862 gene encoding uncharacterized protein LOC100570862 isoform X1, with product MSYNKSKLQKENKKGFNSSQRKDFEVINAERSSLPLNSHLVWIPRSSTISKHANNIDSSSRTSTKYDETTDNLNHSSLQTNKTYTIVNITSNGSSKEIVPINASAETRQDIVFDRPQKTITTKGNDSYLKKSKYTTDDCSLTIRNEQDVLSITDQCTQLLDDCSLRDRIEDVIQKEKDYEFDIFFINDQHQLDVKKIKI from the exons atgtcttaCAATAAATCGAAATTACAAAAAGAGAATAAAAAAGGATTCAATTCGTCTCAAAG GAAAGACTTTGAGGTGATAAATGCAGAGCGGAGTTCTTTACCATTAAATAGTCATCTTGTATGGATACCAAGAAGTTCAACTATTTCTAAGCATGCCAATA atatagatagtTCGTCTAGAACATCAACTAAATATGACGAGACCACAGATAATTTGAATCACAGTTCATTGCAAACAAACAAAACTTATACCATCGTTAATATAACATCCAATGGATCATCAAAAGAA atagtACCAATTAATGCATCGGCAGAGACAAGACAAGATATTGTTTTTGATAGACCACAGAAGACAATTACAACGAAGGGAAATGATAGttatttg AAAAAATCGAAATACACTACTGATGATTGTTCTTTAACAATAAGAAATGAACAAGATGTTTTGTCTATAACTGATCAATGCACGCAACTATTAGACGACTGCTCATTGAGGGATCGCATAGAAGATGTGATTCAAAAGGAAAAAGACTATgagtttgatatattttttataaatgatcaACATCAGTTagatgtgaaaaaaataaagatttga